In Nasonia vitripennis strain AsymCx chromosome 2, Nvit_psr_1.1, whole genome shotgun sequence, a genomic segment contains:
- the LOC100680032 gene encoding large proline-rich protein BAG6 isoform X1: MLEITVKTLDSQNHNFTVDDDITVRGFKDHIAETVAVAAESQRLIYYGRVLQDDKKLNDYGNINGKVIHLVQRAPPQPESRSSNNDGQRQNNSVPVGRIYRSHVHPNAMYLSAMLPTEVVEGPGLPTPQLSNTLSNSRLVSARRMLNRTIQLMDRLDDPSVPLHSSPTESNASESGPPTSAPEETDQDSNVNGNINNTRNRMVQAASEIAAAFSAAALINIRLSRDNGENGGNVAGSVNVIDPSQMEQTAQASAQPMESEASEPQRSEPQTSEPKTSETSKSEKEKAEPGRSESARPETQRPEAERLGSQRADASTSNNNDNQNASRRSTPQVPRPPQMAELLERLVNTQDRLRPYIERYRVLMLADPSLTPGSGPEGVAENQRIVDGVSECLHYLSHACHALSDIIVDMGQQPPRNLRCRPIIIQHSAILQAGIPIQVESRVNLSAPNATNNNNTTDDGNEATRPSSPTSAASDQTSRSSNANNRSMTQTANGHQNQSSLLGTLLNLPSNVELTMELSPQSAMDLSSPNAADSTDNEQGQMGASGGLYSMSPPFALIRDALQSVLSERHSQMETSSGSSMNMPSNIPFVTIVGQQIDFGTPNSGQSTQARSNIGTHPTTSTQTRSTARPHVLHPHTHPLGMGMGMTQNMDFDPILPCHSHHIRRAPPATANSTSTFQSNQANQSTTSESRSRSQSASRSSTSARTVPQTVNMRDLENDGQTLGNGIDINIVGGDLHISLIGNMPNTSEVPLVEILRSFNPRIEEITEENFLIALWLFMLRNVTFGGLMQLGLGQSGPLVNLRRRLQEFLEHSFPDALQTTTLQDRVLEEIVTLSRPYLQALFVPEIETASRQIDIPATVEALLRTFSSEFLKLLFNNDFDNATFAQETVTLARKLEDQSSAVLRHILERRNISLDTIISRFVSQFIGEHPLLQQTVLGILSTRIRAFATRTTQMTQSEIASLLVYKNQPSAPPAESSEPIPSKPRVKTEIQPEDQAQAQALPLQSEQQQSLKKEIKKKDKLELKPELFLLAKQAMETDSLSDKKLDDPMDLNGEEIPETFPGAEHLPPEWVPIIARDSVIQRRQTQLQAQQGGPIPFSDAYLSGLPSKRRKLIEQQKPQLLVSPTANSTAITASVERLVREGIGHTQLEEAEGAAHAVAATPAVRNAFGQAIKDCLHPGRLRTPDFPNSARFPNASRLFADQNKEQKANTSATTANKSSK, translated from the exons ATGCTTGAAATAACAGTGAAGACCTTGGATTCGCAGAATCACAACTTCACCGTTGACGACGAT ATCACTGTACGTGGCTTCAAGGATCACATCGCAGAAACGGTTGCTGTAGCTGCGGAATCACAGAGATTGATCTACTATGGCAGAGTCTTGCAGGATGATAAAAAACTCAATGATTACGGTA ATATCAATGGAAAGGTTATACATTTGGTGCAACGAGCTCCACCACAACCTGAATCACGCAGCAGTAATAACGATGGCCAAAGACAAAATAACAGCGTACCGGTAGGCAGGATATATAGAAGCCATGTTCACCCAAATGCAATGTACTTGAGTGCAATGTTACCTACAGAAGTTGTTGAAGGTCCTG GGTTACCAACACCTCAGCTAAGCAACACTCTATCCAACAGTCGGTTGGTTTCTGCAAGGCGTATGCTGAACAGAACTATACAGTTAATGGATCGTTTAGATGATCCATCTGTGCCTCTCCATTCTAGCCCTACAGAAAGCAATGCTTCAGAATCAGGACCTCCGACTTCAGCACCAGAAGAAACAGATCAAGACAG TAATGTAAATGGTAATATAAACAATACCAGGAACAGAATGGTACAAGCAGCCTCGGAAAtagctgctgctttttctgcAGCAGCTCTCATCAATATTAGATTGTCGCGTG ATAATGGTGAAAATGGAGGAAACGTGGCAGGTTCAGTGAATGTAATTGACCCAAGTCAAATGGAGCAGACTGCTCAGGCTTCAGCTCAACCAATGGAGTCTGAAGCATCAGAGCCACAAAGATCGGAACCACAAACATCAGAACCAAAAACTTCGGAAACCAGTAAgtcagaaaaagaaaaggcaGAACCAGGAAGATCAGAGTCTGCAAGACCAGAGACTCAACGGCCAGAAGCAGAAAGATTAGGATCGCAAAGGGCTGATGCTTCAACAAGCAACAATAATGATAATCAAAACGCAAGCAGACGATCAACTCCTCA AGTTCCTCGCCCACCCCAAATGGCTGAATTATTAGAAAGATTAGTCAATACCCAAGATCGACTTAGGCCGTACATTGAACGCTATCGTGTATTAATGTTGGCCGATCCTTCTCTTACGCCGGGA agTGGGCCTGAAGGAGTTGCAGAAAATCAGAGGATAGTAGACGGCGTGAGCGAGTGTTTGCATTATTTATCACACGCTTGTCATGCATTGAGTGATATAATCGTAGATATGGGTCAACAACCTCCGCGAAATTTGCGTTGCCGCCCAATTATAATACAGCATTCTGCTATTTTACAAGCTGGAATACCTATTCAAGTTGAG tcgCGCGTCAATCTGTCGGCACCAAATGCGACTAACAACAATAACACCACAGATGATGGAAATGAAGCCACTCGACCATCATCTCCTACTTCGGCAGCATCAGATCAAACTAGTCGATCTAGTAATGCAAACAATCGATCAATGACGCAAACTGCAAATGGTCATCAAAATCAATCATCTTTACTAG GTACTCTGCTAAACCTGCCAAGCAATGTAGAGTTGACCATGGAGTTAAGTCCTCAAAGTGCAATGGACTTAAGCTCTCCAAATGCGGCGGACAGTACAGACAATGAACAGGGTCAAA TGGGTGCATCTGGAGGTTTGTACTCGATGTCTCCACCCTTTGCGTTGATTCGCGACGCGTTGCAAAGTGTTTTAAGTGAACGACACTCACAGATGGAAACATCAAGCGGATCATCGATGAACATGCCATCGAATATTCCGTTTGTGACAATCGTAGGACAACAGATTGATTTTGGCACACCGAATTCTGGACAAAGTACACAAGCTAG aAGTAACATCGGCACGCACCCAACTACGTCTACTCAGACACGCAGTACAGCGCGACCACACGTACTACATCCGCACACGCATCCGCTGGGCATGGGTATGGGAATGACACAGAACATGGATTTCGATCCGATTCTGCCATGCCATTCGCACCACATCCGCAGAGCACCACCGGCTACGGCTAACTCTACTTCTACTTTCCAATCGAATCAGGCTAATCAATCAACGACTTCGGAGAGCCGTAGTCGATCGCAATCTG CATCGCGCTCATCTACCTCAGCGAGAACCGTACCACAAACAGTCAATATGCGTGATCTTGAAAATGATGGTCAGACCTTAGGAAATG GTATAGATATAAATATAGTTGGTGGAGATTTACATATTTCGTTAATTGGAAATAt GCCTAATACTAGTGAGGTACCGTTAGTAGAAATATTAAGGTCGTTTAATCCACGTATTGAGGAAATAacagaagaaaattttttgatcGCCCTATGGCTATTTATG TTAAGAAACGTAACGTTCGGAGGCCTGATGCAACTCGGCCTAGGTCAGTCTGGACCTCTGGTCAATCTAAGACGGCGTCTTCAAGAATTTCTAGAACATTCCTTCCCCGATGCACTACAAACTACTACTCTTCAGGACCGCGTTCTTGAAGAAATCGTAACCCTTAGTCGGCCGTACCTTCAAGCTCTCTTTGTACCTGAAATAGAAACAGCTAGCAGACAAATCGACATACCAGCAACAGTTGAAGCTTTGTTGCGAACATTTTCttctgaatttttaaaacttttatttaacAATG ACTTCGACAACGCAACTTTTGCCCAAGAAACCGTTACATTAGCAAGAAAGTTGGAAGATCAATCCAGTGCAGTTTTGCGGCACATACTTGAAAGAAGAAACATTTCACTTGACACcattatttctcgctttgta agTCAATTTATAGGTGAACACCCACTTTTACAACAAACTGTTCTTGGAATTCTTAGCACGAGAATACGTGCTTTTGCAACGAGAACGACGCAAATGACACAGTCGGAAATCGCATCCCTACTGGTGTATAAAAATCAGCCGTCCGCGCCACCAGCTGAATCATCAGAGCCGATTCCGAGTAAGCCACGGGTGAAGACCGAGATTCAACCAGAGGATCAAGCACAAGCTCAAGCACTACCCCTACAATCAGAGCAACAGCAATCGCTaaagaaagaaattaaaaaaaaagataaattagAACTCAAACCGGAG ctTTTCTTACTTGCTAAACAGGCTATGGAAACTGATTCACTGTCTGACAAAAAGCTGGATGATCCAATGGATTTGAACGGAGAAGAGATTCCAGAAACGTTCCCAGGAGCAGAGCATTTACCTCCT GAATGGGTGCCGATAATAGCTCGCGACTCGGTGATTCAACGTCGACAGACTCAGCTACAAGCCCAACAAGGTGGACCTATCCCTTTCAGCGATGCTTACCTCAGTGGCCTGCCTAGCAAGCGGCGTAAGCTGATTGAGCAGCAAAAGCCACAGCTCCTGGTGAGCCCAACAGCAAACTCCACAGCGATTACCGCATCCGTCGAACGATTGGTTCGCGAGGGTATTGGTCACACGCAGCTAGAGGAAGCTGAAGGAGCAGCTCACGCGGTGGCCGCAACGCCTGCAGTCAGAAATGCTTTCGGCCAGGCGATCAAGGACTGTTTACACCCCGGAAGACTCAGGACGCCCGACTTTCCCAACTCGGCGAGGTTTCCCAACGCCAGCAGACTGTTTGCCGACCAGAATAAAGAACAGAAGGCCAATACGTCTGCCACGACGGCAAACAAATCGAGCAAGTAG
- the LOC100680032 gene encoding large proline-rich protein BAG6 isoform X5, with translation MLEITVKTLDSQNHNFTVDDDITVRGFKDHIAETVAVAAESQRLIYYGRVLQDDKKLNDYGNINGKVIHLVQRAPPQPESRSSNNDGQRQNNSVPVGRIYRSHVHPNAMYLSAMLPTEVVEGPGLPTPQLSNTLSNSRLVSARRMLNRTIQLMDRLDDPSVPLHSSPTESNASESGPPTSAPEETDQDSNVNGNINNTRNRMVQAASEIAAAFSAAALINIRLSRDNGENGGNVAGSVNVIDPSQMEQTAQASAQPMESEASEPQRSEPQTSEPKTSETSKSEKEKAEPGRSESARPETQRPEAERLGSQRADASTSNNNDNQNASRRSTPQVPRPPQMAELLERLVNTQDRLRPYIERYRVLMLADPSLTPGSGPEGVAENQRIVDGVSECLHYLSHACHALSDIIVDMGQQPPRNLRCRPIIIQHSAILQAGIPIQVESRVNLSAPNATNNNNTTDDGNEATRPSSPTSAASDQTSRSSNANNRSMTQTANGHQNQSSLLVGASGGLYSMSPPFALIRDALQSVLSERHSQMETSSGSSMNMPSNIPFVTIVGQQIDFGTPNSGQSTQARSNIGTHPTTSTQTRSTARPHVLHPHTHPLGMGMGMTQNMDFDPILPCHSHHIRRAPPATANSTSTFQSNQANQSTTSESRSRSQSASRSSTSARTVPQTVNMRDLENDGQTLGNGIDINIVGGDLHISLIGNMPNTSEVPLVEILRSFNPRIEEITEENFLIALWLFMLRNVTFGGLMQLGLGQSGPLVNLRRRLQEFLEHSFPDALQTTTLQDRVLEEIVTLSRPYLQALFVPEIETASRQIDIPATVEALLRTFSSEFLKLLFNNDFDNATFAQETVTLARKLEDQSSAVLRHILERRNISLDTIISRFVSQFIGEHPLLQQTVLGILSTRIRAFATRTTQMTQSEIASLLVYKNQPSAPPAESSEPIPSKPRVKTEIQPEDQAQAQALPLQSEQQQSLKKEIKKKDKLELKPELFLLAKQAMETDSLSDKKLDDPMDLNGEEIPETFPGAEHLPPEWVPIIARDSVIQRRQTQLQAQQGGPIPFSDAYLSGLPSKRRKLIEQQKPQLLVSPTANSTAITASVERLVREGIGHTQLEEAEGAAHAVAATPAVRNAFGQAIKDCLHPGRLRTPDFPNSARFPNASRLFADQNKEQKANTSATTANKSSK, from the exons ATGCTTGAAATAACAGTGAAGACCTTGGATTCGCAGAATCACAACTTCACCGTTGACGACGAT ATCACTGTACGTGGCTTCAAGGATCACATCGCAGAAACGGTTGCTGTAGCTGCGGAATCACAGAGATTGATCTACTATGGCAGAGTCTTGCAGGATGATAAAAAACTCAATGATTACGGTA ATATCAATGGAAAGGTTATACATTTGGTGCAACGAGCTCCACCACAACCTGAATCACGCAGCAGTAATAACGATGGCCAAAGACAAAATAACAGCGTACCGGTAGGCAGGATATATAGAAGCCATGTTCACCCAAATGCAATGTACTTGAGTGCAATGTTACCTACAGAAGTTGTTGAAGGTCCTG GGTTACCAACACCTCAGCTAAGCAACACTCTATCCAACAGTCGGTTGGTTTCTGCAAGGCGTATGCTGAACAGAACTATACAGTTAATGGATCGTTTAGATGATCCATCTGTGCCTCTCCATTCTAGCCCTACAGAAAGCAATGCTTCAGAATCAGGACCTCCGACTTCAGCACCAGAAGAAACAGATCAAGACAG TAATGTAAATGGTAATATAAACAATACCAGGAACAGAATGGTACAAGCAGCCTCGGAAAtagctgctgctttttctgcAGCAGCTCTCATCAATATTAGATTGTCGCGTG ATAATGGTGAAAATGGAGGAAACGTGGCAGGTTCAGTGAATGTAATTGACCCAAGTCAAATGGAGCAGACTGCTCAGGCTTCAGCTCAACCAATGGAGTCTGAAGCATCAGAGCCACAAAGATCGGAACCACAAACATCAGAACCAAAAACTTCGGAAACCAGTAAgtcagaaaaagaaaaggcaGAACCAGGAAGATCAGAGTCTGCAAGACCAGAGACTCAACGGCCAGAAGCAGAAAGATTAGGATCGCAAAGGGCTGATGCTTCAACAAGCAACAATAATGATAATCAAAACGCAAGCAGACGATCAACTCCTCA AGTTCCTCGCCCACCCCAAATGGCTGAATTATTAGAAAGATTAGTCAATACCCAAGATCGACTTAGGCCGTACATTGAACGCTATCGTGTATTAATGTTGGCCGATCCTTCTCTTACGCCGGGA agTGGGCCTGAAGGAGTTGCAGAAAATCAGAGGATAGTAGACGGCGTGAGCGAGTGTTTGCATTATTTATCACACGCTTGTCATGCATTGAGTGATATAATCGTAGATATGGGTCAACAACCTCCGCGAAATTTGCGTTGCCGCCCAATTATAATACAGCATTCTGCTATTTTACAAGCTGGAATACCTATTCAAGTTGAG tcgCGCGTCAATCTGTCGGCACCAAATGCGACTAACAACAATAACACCACAGATGATGGAAATGAAGCCACTCGACCATCATCTCCTACTTCGGCAGCATCAGATCAAACTAGTCGATCTAGTAATGCAAACAATCGATCAATGACGCAAACTGCAAATGGTCATCAAAATCAATCATCTTTACTAG TGGGTGCATCTGGAGGTTTGTACTCGATGTCTCCACCCTTTGCGTTGATTCGCGACGCGTTGCAAAGTGTTTTAAGTGAACGACACTCACAGATGGAAACATCAAGCGGATCATCGATGAACATGCCATCGAATATTCCGTTTGTGACAATCGTAGGACAACAGATTGATTTTGGCACACCGAATTCTGGACAAAGTACACAAGCTAG aAGTAACATCGGCACGCACCCAACTACGTCTACTCAGACACGCAGTACAGCGCGACCACACGTACTACATCCGCACACGCATCCGCTGGGCATGGGTATGGGAATGACACAGAACATGGATTTCGATCCGATTCTGCCATGCCATTCGCACCACATCCGCAGAGCACCACCGGCTACGGCTAACTCTACTTCTACTTTCCAATCGAATCAGGCTAATCAATCAACGACTTCGGAGAGCCGTAGTCGATCGCAATCTG CATCGCGCTCATCTACCTCAGCGAGAACCGTACCACAAACAGTCAATATGCGTGATCTTGAAAATGATGGTCAGACCTTAGGAAATG GTATAGATATAAATATAGTTGGTGGAGATTTACATATTTCGTTAATTGGAAATAt GCCTAATACTAGTGAGGTACCGTTAGTAGAAATATTAAGGTCGTTTAATCCACGTATTGAGGAAATAacagaagaaaattttttgatcGCCCTATGGCTATTTATG TTAAGAAACGTAACGTTCGGAGGCCTGATGCAACTCGGCCTAGGTCAGTCTGGACCTCTGGTCAATCTAAGACGGCGTCTTCAAGAATTTCTAGAACATTCCTTCCCCGATGCACTACAAACTACTACTCTTCAGGACCGCGTTCTTGAAGAAATCGTAACCCTTAGTCGGCCGTACCTTCAAGCTCTCTTTGTACCTGAAATAGAAACAGCTAGCAGACAAATCGACATACCAGCAACAGTTGAAGCTTTGTTGCGAACATTTTCttctgaatttttaaaacttttatttaacAATG ACTTCGACAACGCAACTTTTGCCCAAGAAACCGTTACATTAGCAAGAAAGTTGGAAGATCAATCCAGTGCAGTTTTGCGGCACATACTTGAAAGAAGAAACATTTCACTTGACACcattatttctcgctttgta agTCAATTTATAGGTGAACACCCACTTTTACAACAAACTGTTCTTGGAATTCTTAGCACGAGAATACGTGCTTTTGCAACGAGAACGACGCAAATGACACAGTCGGAAATCGCATCCCTACTGGTGTATAAAAATCAGCCGTCCGCGCCACCAGCTGAATCATCAGAGCCGATTCCGAGTAAGCCACGGGTGAAGACCGAGATTCAACCAGAGGATCAAGCACAAGCTCAAGCACTACCCCTACAATCAGAGCAACAGCAATCGCTaaagaaagaaattaaaaaaaaagataaattagAACTCAAACCGGAG ctTTTCTTACTTGCTAAACAGGCTATGGAAACTGATTCACTGTCTGACAAAAAGCTGGATGATCCAATGGATTTGAACGGAGAAGAGATTCCAGAAACGTTCCCAGGAGCAGAGCATTTACCTCCT GAATGGGTGCCGATAATAGCTCGCGACTCGGTGATTCAACGTCGACAGACTCAGCTACAAGCCCAACAAGGTGGACCTATCCCTTTCAGCGATGCTTACCTCAGTGGCCTGCCTAGCAAGCGGCGTAAGCTGATTGAGCAGCAAAAGCCACAGCTCCTGGTGAGCCCAACAGCAAACTCCACAGCGATTACCGCATCCGTCGAACGATTGGTTCGCGAGGGTATTGGTCACACGCAGCTAGAGGAAGCTGAAGGAGCAGCTCACGCGGTGGCCGCAACGCCTGCAGTCAGAAATGCTTTCGGCCAGGCGATCAAGGACTGTTTACACCCCGGAAGACTCAGGACGCCCGACTTTCCCAACTCGGCGAGGTTTCCCAACGCCAGCAGACTGTTTGCCGACCAGAATAAAGAACAGAAGGCCAATACGTCTGCCACGACGGCAAACAAATCGAGCAAGTAG
- the LOC100680032 gene encoding large proline-rich protein BAG6 isoform X2 yields the protein MLEITVKTLDSQNHNFTVDDDITVRGFKDHIAETVAVAAESQRLIYYGRVLQDDKKLNDYDINGKVIHLVQRAPPQPESRSSNNDGQRQNNSVPVGRIYRSHVHPNAMYLSAMLPTEVVEGPGLPTPQLSNTLSNSRLVSARRMLNRTIQLMDRLDDPSVPLHSSPTESNASESGPPTSAPEETDQDSNVNGNINNTRNRMVQAASEIAAAFSAAALINIRLSRDNGENGGNVAGSVNVIDPSQMEQTAQASAQPMESEASEPQRSEPQTSEPKTSETSKSEKEKAEPGRSESARPETQRPEAERLGSQRADASTSNNNDNQNASRRSTPQVPRPPQMAELLERLVNTQDRLRPYIERYRVLMLADPSLTPGSGPEGVAENQRIVDGVSECLHYLSHACHALSDIIVDMGQQPPRNLRCRPIIIQHSAILQAGIPIQVESRVNLSAPNATNNNNTTDDGNEATRPSSPTSAASDQTSRSSNANNRSMTQTANGHQNQSSLLGTLLNLPSNVELTMELSPQSAMDLSSPNAADSTDNEQGQMGASGGLYSMSPPFALIRDALQSVLSERHSQMETSSGSSMNMPSNIPFVTIVGQQIDFGTPNSGQSTQARSNIGTHPTTSTQTRSTARPHVLHPHTHPLGMGMGMTQNMDFDPILPCHSHHIRRAPPATANSTSTFQSNQANQSTTSESRSRSQSASRSSTSARTVPQTVNMRDLENDGQTLGNGIDINIVGGDLHISLIGNMPNTSEVPLVEILRSFNPRIEEITEENFLIALWLFMLRNVTFGGLMQLGLGQSGPLVNLRRRLQEFLEHSFPDALQTTTLQDRVLEEIVTLSRPYLQALFVPEIETASRQIDIPATVEALLRTFSSEFLKLLFNNDFDNATFAQETVTLARKLEDQSSAVLRHILERRNISLDTIISRFVSQFIGEHPLLQQTVLGILSTRIRAFATRTTQMTQSEIASLLVYKNQPSAPPAESSEPIPSKPRVKTEIQPEDQAQAQALPLQSEQQQSLKKEIKKKDKLELKPELFLLAKQAMETDSLSDKKLDDPMDLNGEEIPETFPGAEHLPPEWVPIIARDSVIQRRQTQLQAQQGGPIPFSDAYLSGLPSKRRKLIEQQKPQLLVSPTANSTAITASVERLVREGIGHTQLEEAEGAAHAVAATPAVRNAFGQAIKDCLHPGRLRTPDFPNSARFPNASRLFADQNKEQKANTSATTANKSSK from the exons ATGCTTGAAATAACAGTGAAGACCTTGGATTCGCAGAATCACAACTTCACCGTTGACGACGAT ATCACTGTACGTGGCTTCAAGGATCACATCGCAGAAACGGTTGCTGTAGCTGCGGAATCACAGAGATTGATCTACTATGGCAGAGTCTTGCAGGATGATAAAAAACTCAATGATTACG ATATCAATGGAAAGGTTATACATTTGGTGCAACGAGCTCCACCACAACCTGAATCACGCAGCAGTAATAACGATGGCCAAAGACAAAATAACAGCGTACCGGTAGGCAGGATATATAGAAGCCATGTTCACCCAAATGCAATGTACTTGAGTGCAATGTTACCTACAGAAGTTGTTGAAGGTCCTG GGTTACCAACACCTCAGCTAAGCAACACTCTATCCAACAGTCGGTTGGTTTCTGCAAGGCGTATGCTGAACAGAACTATACAGTTAATGGATCGTTTAGATGATCCATCTGTGCCTCTCCATTCTAGCCCTACAGAAAGCAATGCTTCAGAATCAGGACCTCCGACTTCAGCACCAGAAGAAACAGATCAAGACAG TAATGTAAATGGTAATATAAACAATACCAGGAACAGAATGGTACAAGCAGCCTCGGAAAtagctgctgctttttctgcAGCAGCTCTCATCAATATTAGATTGTCGCGTG ATAATGGTGAAAATGGAGGAAACGTGGCAGGTTCAGTGAATGTAATTGACCCAAGTCAAATGGAGCAGACTGCTCAGGCTTCAGCTCAACCAATGGAGTCTGAAGCATCAGAGCCACAAAGATCGGAACCACAAACATCAGAACCAAAAACTTCGGAAACCAGTAAgtcagaaaaagaaaaggcaGAACCAGGAAGATCAGAGTCTGCAAGACCAGAGACTCAACGGCCAGAAGCAGAAAGATTAGGATCGCAAAGGGCTGATGCTTCAACAAGCAACAATAATGATAATCAAAACGCAAGCAGACGATCAACTCCTCA AGTTCCTCGCCCACCCCAAATGGCTGAATTATTAGAAAGATTAGTCAATACCCAAGATCGACTTAGGCCGTACATTGAACGCTATCGTGTATTAATGTTGGCCGATCCTTCTCTTACGCCGGGA agTGGGCCTGAAGGAGTTGCAGAAAATCAGAGGATAGTAGACGGCGTGAGCGAGTGTTTGCATTATTTATCACACGCTTGTCATGCATTGAGTGATATAATCGTAGATATGGGTCAACAACCTCCGCGAAATTTGCGTTGCCGCCCAATTATAATACAGCATTCTGCTATTTTACAAGCTGGAATACCTATTCAAGTTGAG tcgCGCGTCAATCTGTCGGCACCAAATGCGACTAACAACAATAACACCACAGATGATGGAAATGAAGCCACTCGACCATCATCTCCTACTTCGGCAGCATCAGATCAAACTAGTCGATCTAGTAATGCAAACAATCGATCAATGACGCAAACTGCAAATGGTCATCAAAATCAATCATCTTTACTAG GTACTCTGCTAAACCTGCCAAGCAATGTAGAGTTGACCATGGAGTTAAGTCCTCAAAGTGCAATGGACTTAAGCTCTCCAAATGCGGCGGACAGTACAGACAATGAACAGGGTCAAA TGGGTGCATCTGGAGGTTTGTACTCGATGTCTCCACCCTTTGCGTTGATTCGCGACGCGTTGCAAAGTGTTTTAAGTGAACGACACTCACAGATGGAAACATCAAGCGGATCATCGATGAACATGCCATCGAATATTCCGTTTGTGACAATCGTAGGACAACAGATTGATTTTGGCACACCGAATTCTGGACAAAGTACACAAGCTAG aAGTAACATCGGCACGCACCCAACTACGTCTACTCAGACACGCAGTACAGCGCGACCACACGTACTACATCCGCACACGCATCCGCTGGGCATGGGTATGGGAATGACACAGAACATGGATTTCGATCCGATTCTGCCATGCCATTCGCACCACATCCGCAGAGCACCACCGGCTACGGCTAACTCTACTTCTACTTTCCAATCGAATCAGGCTAATCAATCAACGACTTCGGAGAGCCGTAGTCGATCGCAATCTG CATCGCGCTCATCTACCTCAGCGAGAACCGTACCACAAACAGTCAATATGCGTGATCTTGAAAATGATGGTCAGACCTTAGGAAATG GTATAGATATAAATATAGTTGGTGGAGATTTACATATTTCGTTAATTGGAAATAt GCCTAATACTAGTGAGGTACCGTTAGTAGAAATATTAAGGTCGTTTAATCCACGTATTGAGGAAATAacagaagaaaattttttgatcGCCCTATGGCTATTTATG TTAAGAAACGTAACGTTCGGAGGCCTGATGCAACTCGGCCTAGGTCAGTCTGGACCTCTGGTCAATCTAAGACGGCGTCTTCAAGAATTTCTAGAACATTCCTTCCCCGATGCACTACAAACTACTACTCTTCAGGACCGCGTTCTTGAAGAAATCGTAACCCTTAGTCGGCCGTACCTTCAAGCTCTCTTTGTACCTGAAATAGAAACAGCTAGCAGACAAATCGACATACCAGCAACAGTTGAAGCTTTGTTGCGAACATTTTCttctgaatttttaaaacttttatttaacAATG ACTTCGACAACGCAACTTTTGCCCAAGAAACCGTTACATTAGCAAGAAAGTTGGAAGATCAATCCAGTGCAGTTTTGCGGCACATACTTGAAAGAAGAAACATTTCACTTGACACcattatttctcgctttgta agTCAATTTATAGGTGAACACCCACTTTTACAACAAACTGTTCTTGGAATTCTTAGCACGAGAATACGTGCTTTTGCAACGAGAACGACGCAAATGACACAGTCGGAAATCGCATCCCTACTGGTGTATAAAAATCAGCCGTCCGCGCCACCAGCTGAATCATCAGAGCCGATTCCGAGTAAGCCACGGGTGAAGACCGAGATTCAACCAGAGGATCAAGCACAAGCTCAAGCACTACCCCTACAATCAGAGCAACAGCAATCGCTaaagaaagaaattaaaaaaaaagataaattagAACTCAAACCGGAG ctTTTCTTACTTGCTAAACAGGCTATGGAAACTGATTCACTGTCTGACAAAAAGCTGGATGATCCAATGGATTTGAACGGAGAAGAGATTCCAGAAACGTTCCCAGGAGCAGAGCATTTACCTCCT GAATGGGTGCCGATAATAGCTCGCGACTCGGTGATTCAACGTCGACAGACTCAGCTACAAGCCCAACAAGGTGGACCTATCCCTTTCAGCGATGCTTACCTCAGTGGCCTGCCTAGCAAGCGGCGTAAGCTGATTGAGCAGCAAAAGCCACAGCTCCTGGTGAGCCCAACAGCAAACTCCACAGCGATTACCGCATCCGTCGAACGATTGGTTCGCGAGGGTATTGGTCACACGCAGCTAGAGGAAGCTGAAGGAGCAGCTCACGCGGTGGCCGCAACGCCTGCAGTCAGAAATGCTTTCGGCCAGGCGATCAAGGACTGTTTACACCCCGGAAGACTCAGGACGCCCGACTTTCCCAACTCGGCGAGGTTTCCCAACGCCAGCAGACTGTTTGCCGACCAGAATAAAGAACAGAAGGCCAATACGTCTGCCACGACGGCAAACAAATCGAGCAAGTAG